A genome region from Archaeoglobus fulgidus DSM 4304 includes the following:
- a CDS encoding NUDIX hydrolase: protein MLVKRLGELLDKKVSKKTDAAVVVPVFDEKCPKIVMIKRSKGLNRSAGHIAFPGGMIEDGENEVEAALREFEEELGINPECVDVLGFLRPREVHEYRIMICPVVGMIRTLDFVPDGREVSRVLVDELRKVLKSRRITDWGPNFECAGQLVWGASSRVLDDLYLRIVRRYGSVDAFFEGI, encoded by the coding sequence GTGTTGGTTAAGAGGCTTGGAGAGCTGCTGGACAAAAAAGTCTCTAAAAAGACGGATGCCGCCGTGGTGGTTCCGGTTTTTGATGAGAAGTGCCCGAAAATTGTGATGATAAAGCGCTCGAAGGGTTTGAACAGGAGCGCGGGTCACATAGCCTTTCCCGGTGGGATGATTGAGGATGGCGAGAACGAGGTTGAAGCAGCTTTGAGAGAGTTTGAGGAGGAGCTTGGAATAAATCCCGAATGTGTTGATGTTCTAGGATTTTTAAGGCCGCGGGAGGTTCACGAGTACAGGATAATGATTTGCCCCGTTGTGGGGATGATAAGGACGCTCGATTTCGTACCTGATGGGAGAGAGGTGAGCAGAGTTCTGGTCGATGAACTCAGAAAGGTTCTCAAGTCGAGAAGAATCACGGACTGGGGGCCGAACTTCGAGTGTGCAGGGCAGCTCGTTTGGGGAGCGTCGAGCAGAGTTCTGGACGACCTTTATTTGAGGATCGTTAGGCGATACGGCTCTGTTGATGCGTTTTTTGAGGGGATTTAG
- a CDS encoding ferredoxin domain-containing protein has product MLLNEKDFKNEGVKIAALIMAESARTAPKSKGEDTIEIVYVDGEEMEKIAAKMEEMAEGGDKDFIRDAESVRKSQAILLIGAKGDRTVGVNCQACGFESCSEFKKADRKGENFVGPNCAFRMIDLGIALGSAVKVSAMLGIDTRIMYRIGIAAKKLGMIDADVVMGVPLSALGKSPYFDRAPKK; this is encoded by the coding sequence ATGCTTCTCAACGAGAAGGATTTCAAAAATGAAGGTGTGAAAATAGCAGCCCTCATCATGGCTGAATCGGCGAGAACGGCTCCTAAGTCCAAGGGTGAGGACACCATCGAAATCGTTTACGTTGACGGCGAGGAAATGGAGAAAATTGCTGCAAAAATGGAGGAAATGGCTGAAGGAGGGGATAAGGATTTTATCAGAGATGCTGAAAGCGTAAGAAAATCTCAGGCGATTTTGTTGATAGGGGCCAAGGGGGACAGAACGGTGGGTGTTAACTGCCAGGCATGCGGCTTTGAAAGCTGCTCCGAATTCAAGAAGGCTGATAGGAAGGGTGAGAACTTTGTGGGGCCTAACTGCGCCTTCAGAATGATTGACCTCGGCATCGCTCTCGGCTCGGCGGTGAAAGTTTCAGCGATGCTCGGGATTGACACGAGAATCATGTACAGAATTGGAATTGCGGCAAAGAAGCTTGGAATGATTGATGCGGACGTTGTGATGGGCGTTCCGCTGTCAGCACTGGGCAAGAGCCCCTACTTCGACAGAGCGCCCAAAAAATAA
- a CDS encoding homoaconitate hydratase family protein, with protein MGKTIAEKILSEKSKSDAYAGDIVVAEIDQIALQDGTAPLAIRQLMELGTEVRAADRTHFFVDHAAPSPRRELSNDQKFIYEFAKKVGADFNPPGEGIIHQIMVERYVKPGDLAVGADSHTCTYGGIGAFSTGMGSTDVAVAIALGKNWFRVPESFRVQLDGSLPKGVFAKDVILKLIGDLGVDGATYKALEFHGECAENMTVEERLTIANMAVECGAKAGIFESDENTRKFLAELGREGDFREVKADEDAEYEKEIYMDVSSLVPVVSKPHNVDNVAEISEVEGTEVNQVYIGTCTNGRLSDLEVAARILKGRKVKEGVRLIVVPASRRVYLQALDKGLIRVFVEAGGMVLNPGCGPCVGIHQGILADGEVCISTQNRNFKGRMGNPNAEIFLASPATAAASAVKGYIADPREFL; from the coding sequence ATGGGCAAAACTATTGCAGAAAAAATACTCAGCGAAAAATCGAAGAGTGACGCTTACGCCGGTGACATTGTTGTTGCCGAGATTGACCAGATAGCCCTGCAGGACGGCACGGCTCCTCTGGCAATAAGGCAGCTGATGGAGCTCGGAACGGAGGTTAGAGCAGCAGACAGGACACACTTTTTCGTTGACCACGCCGCTCCCTCGCCAAGAAGGGAGCTGAGCAACGACCAGAAGTTCATCTACGAGTTTGCAAAAAAGGTTGGGGCGGACTTCAACCCGCCCGGAGAGGGGATAATCCACCAGATTATGGTAGAGCGGTACGTCAAGCCCGGAGATTTGGCCGTTGGGGCTGACAGCCACACATGCACCTACGGAGGAATTGGAGCTTTCTCCACGGGAATGGGTTCTACTGATGTTGCAGTTGCCATCGCACTCGGCAAGAACTGGTTCAGAGTTCCTGAGAGCTTCAGAGTTCAGCTTGACGGCTCTCTCCCCAAAGGAGTTTTCGCCAAGGATGTGATACTGAAGCTCATAGGTGATCTTGGTGTTGACGGAGCAACCTACAAGGCCCTTGAGTTCCACGGGGAGTGTGCTGAGAACATGACTGTGGAGGAGAGGCTCACAATAGCCAATATGGCGGTAGAGTGCGGAGCCAAAGCGGGAATTTTCGAGAGCGATGAGAACACGAGGAAATTCCTCGCCGAGCTTGGGAGGGAGGGGGATTTCAGAGAGGTAAAGGCGGATGAGGATGCAGAGTATGAAAAGGAGATTTACATGGACGTTTCCTCCCTCGTTCCGGTTGTCTCAAAGCCCCACAACGTTGACAATGTTGCAGAGATTAGCGAGGTTGAGGGCACGGAGGTAAATCAGGTTTACATCGGAACATGCACAAACGGCAGGCTTTCTGACTTAGAGGTTGCTGCAAGAATCCTGAAGGGCAGGAAGGTTAAGGAGGGTGTTAGGCTGATTGTTGTCCCTGCAAGCAGGAGAGTCTATCTGCAGGCCCTCGATAAGGGGCTGATAAGAGTTTTCGTTGAGGCTGGAGGAATGGTTCTCAACCCCGGCTGCGGGCCGTGTGTGGGAATCCATCAGGGAATTCTGGCTGATGGCGAGGTTTGCATCTCCACTCAAAACAGAAACTTCAAGGGCAGAATGGGCAATCCGAACGCGGAAATTTTCCTTGCCTCACCAGCTACAGCTGCAGCAAGTGCTGTTAAGGGATACATAGCAGACCCGAGGGAGTTCCTGTGA